One part of the Haliotis asinina isolate JCU_RB_2024 chromosome 2, JCU_Hal_asi_v2, whole genome shotgun sequence genome encodes these proteins:
- the LOC137272444 gene encoding leucine-rich repeat and immunoglobulin-like domain-containing nogo receptor-interacting protein 1-B — MALRLLLLLLIVSLCSAQCPTGCSCIGRTSITCTGLTFLPTLAFPDVTTLRLNNINSNIPPNAFAAMPRLQSISITNGNISSIARCAFSGIPAKTISISRVRIGNIASGAFQNLQNVARTISITYGQIGLISSHAFYRLSNLAALNLQRNNITIVQGYAFSRISSSKTFNFYYNNVTNLNDYAFASLNTTSFSSTSNIFQGSIMNVGCKALEGLKAVSYVTLRCDCDMVPLIQSSIPLGFVHCFSQSQLHDVISGSGYNCTVPSIPEPNSCTA; from the exons ATG GCTCTTCGTCTTCTACTGCTGTTACTGATTGTGAGTCTGTGTTCAGCCCAGTGCCCGACCGGATGTTCCTGTATAGGCCGCACCAGCATCACCTGCACCGGCCTCACCTTCCTTCCCACTCTCGCCTTCCCCGATGTCACAACTCTCCGTCtcaacaacatcaacagcaaTATACCCCCGAACGCCTTCGCAGCAATGCCCAGGTTGCAGTCCATCTCAATCACCAATGGCAATATCAGTTCCATTGCCAGATGTGCCTTCAGCGGAATTCCCGCGAAGACAATTTCAATCTCCAGAGTTCGCATCGGTAACATCGCATCTGGTGCCTTCCAAAACCTACAAAATGTTGCCAGAACAATTTCAATCACATACGGGCAGATTGGTTTGATCTCATCCCACGCTTTCTACAGACTGTCAAACCTCGCGGCCCTCAACCTTCAACGCAACAACATCACCATCGTCCAAGGGTACGCCTTCAGCAGGATATCTAGCAGCAAGACCTTCAATTTCTACTACAACAACGTCACCAACCTCAACGACTACGCTTTCGCCTCACTGAATACAACGTCCTTCTCCTCAACCTCCAACATCTTCCAAGGATCCATCATGAACGTGGGCTGCAAGGCGCTGGAAGGTCTGAAGGCTGTATCTTATGTCACCCTCAGGTGTGACTGTGACATGGTGCCTCTCATCCAAAGCTCGATCCCCCTCGGCTTCGTCCACTGCTTCAGCCAGTCACAACTgcatgacgtcatttccggtAGCGGGTACAACTGCACAGTGCCATCTATTCCAGAGCCAAATTCTTGTACAGCTTGA